The following are from one region of the Nocardioides marmotae genome:
- a CDS encoding amidase → MADTPSPSLHHDDEPQDVGVSRRWVVNRIAWTSAAATAGAVLPAAPALARTGPAGPSSPLPEVKGKPKGDLTELTAAQIVGYIRKGRLTAADMVHAYVDRIEEHDDVYQAYVDRPSRKALVALAERRVSRVGPLAGIGLAPKDNFYTRDLLTEGGSLVYQGFRPTYNATAIKLLRRAGGLVLGKASMGPLAGGRATVYGTEIPTTRNAWTPDDVRYSPAGSSSGPGAAVAARIATAGIGTQTGGSIMGPAVAEGLTAVKPTFGRTSLHGVIPLTFTRDHVGPMCRDAMDAAMLLQVLAAPDPKDPRTQGLPAAPDYIRAATPVVRGKRTALRWKTRIGYWPGYLTTSDEATNKMRAATLRTLERMHNCSVIGEVTIPDDWDALTANPLGGSYAEPTPAFIDKLREDVRPFAQRLPRMLNGMLQSGDTYIRVQQARLLLAQRMMAQVFSSCDVLFTTSTGAFDSVGFPLLCMPTGFSPDPTTGYTVPRGVTLGAAPFGEQRLLSVAAAFQAETTFHLVRPPDPTSAGRADAAGPGRAARRVATVPALDEPDDLE, encoded by the coding sequence GTGGCTGACACGCCGAGCCCGTCCCTTCACCACGACGACGAGCCCCAGGACGTCGGTGTCTCGCGGCGCTGGGTGGTGAACCGGATCGCCTGGACGTCAGCAGCCGCGACCGCGGGCGCCGTGCTGCCGGCCGCACCCGCGCTGGCCAGGACCGGCCCCGCGGGGCCCTCGAGCCCGCTGCCGGAGGTGAAGGGGAAGCCGAAGGGCGACCTGACCGAGCTCACGGCGGCGCAGATCGTGGGCTACATCCGGAAGGGCCGGCTGACCGCGGCGGACATGGTGCATGCCTACGTCGACCGGATCGAGGAGCACGACGACGTCTACCAGGCCTACGTCGACCGCCCGTCGCGGAAGGCGCTGGTCGCGCTGGCCGAGCGGCGGGTCTCGCGGGTCGGTCCCCTCGCGGGGATCGGGCTGGCGCCGAAGGACAACTTCTACACCCGCGACCTGCTCACCGAGGGTGGCTCGCTGGTCTACCAGGGCTTCCGGCCCACCTACAACGCGACGGCGATCAAGCTGCTGCGGAGGGCGGGCGGCCTGGTGCTCGGGAAGGCGAGCATGGGCCCGTTGGCGGGAGGCCGAGCGACCGTCTACGGCACCGAGATCCCCACGACGAGGAACGCCTGGACCCCCGACGACGTGCGGTACAGCCCGGCCGGCTCGTCCTCGGGGCCGGGCGCGGCGGTCGCCGCCCGCATCGCCACGGCCGGCATCGGCACCCAGACCGGTGGGTCGATCATGGGGCCGGCGGTCGCGGAAGGATTGACGGCGGTGAAGCCGACCTTCGGGCGGACGTCGCTGCACGGGGTCATCCCGTTGACGTTCACCCGTGACCACGTCGGCCCGATGTGCCGGGACGCGATGGACGCGGCGATGCTGCTCCAGGTCCTGGCCGCGCCGGACCCGAAGGACCCGCGGACCCAGGGACTCCCCGCCGCTCCGGACTACATCCGGGCCGCCACCCCGGTCGTCCGGGGGAAGCGCACCGCGCTGCGGTGGAAGACCCGGATCGGCTACTGGCCGGGCTACCTGACCACGAGTGACGAGGCCACCAACAAGATGCGCGCAGCCACCCTGCGCACGCTGGAGCGGATGCACAACTGCTCGGTCATCGGGGAGGTCACCATCCCCGACGACTGGGACGCGCTGACGGCCAACCCGCTGGGCGGCTCGTACGCCGAGCCGACGCCGGCGTTCATCGACAAGCTGCGCGAGGACGTGCGCCCCTTCGCCCAGCGGCTGCCGCGGATGCTCAACGGCATGCTGCAGTCGGGTGACACCTACATCCGGGTCCAGCAGGCGCGGTTGCTGCTGGCCCAGCGGATGATGGCGCAGGTCTTCAGCTCCTGCGACGTGCTGTTCACGACCTCCACCGGCGCCTTCGACTCGGTGGGCTTCCCGTTGCTGTGCATGCCGACGGGCTTCAGCCCCGACCCGACGACCGGGTACACGGTGCCGCGCGGCGTCACCCTCGGCGCGGCACCCTTCGGCGAGCAGCGGTTGCTCTCCGTCGCCGCCGCCTTCCAGGCGGAGACCACCTTCCACCTGGTCCGCCCGCCGGACCCGACCTCCGCCGGGCGGGCCGATGCCGCGGGACCGGGGCGGGCTGCTCGGCGGGTCGCCACCGTGCCCGCGCTCGACGAGCCGGACGACCTCGAGTGA
- a CDS encoding SGNH/GDSL hydrolase family protein encodes MLLARRPSGRTVALAVCLLLLVGMLLVQLAERARGDGATRCERFAADSAARAELISGEGPDVVVIGDSWSAGLGLEESGTSWPSRLAGRVRVAGFSGSGFSADASGCGPEVAFAARAAGALGGGADLVVIEGGLNDVDQPDAAIRLGFERLLTRVEAHAGGAPVVVVGPAAAPSRAGRVPRVDRLLADLAEQHAATYVPTSGLSLDYLDDRLHLTPEGHAAFGDAVADAIAAAGL; translated from the coding sequence GTGCTCCTCGCCCGTCGTCCGTCCGGACGCACCGTCGCGCTGGCGGTCTGCCTGCTGCTGCTCGTCGGCATGCTGCTGGTGCAGCTCGCCGAGCGTGCGCGCGGTGACGGCGCGACCCGGTGCGAGCGGTTCGCCGCCGACTCCGCCGCGCGCGCGGAGCTCATCAGCGGCGAGGGTCCCGACGTCGTCGTGATCGGCGACTCGTGGTCGGCCGGGCTGGGGCTGGAGGAGAGCGGTACGTCGTGGCCCTCGCGGCTCGCGGGCCGGGTGCGGGTCGCGGGGTTCTCCGGCTCGGGGTTCAGCGCCGACGCGAGCGGCTGCGGCCCGGAGGTCGCGTTCGCCGCCCGCGCCGCCGGCGCCCTGGGTGGCGGGGCCGACCTGGTGGTGATCGAGGGCGGCCTCAACGACGTCGACCAGCCCGACGCGGCGATCCGCCTCGGCTTCGAGCGGCTGCTCACCCGGGTCGAGGCGCACGCGGGCGGGGCGCCGGTCGTGGTGGTCGGCCCGGCGGCCGCGCCGTCGCGCGCCGGGCGGGTGCCGCGGGTGGACCGGCTGCTCGCCGACCTCGCTGAGCAGCACGCGGCGACGTACGTCCCCACCAGCGGGCTGTCGCTGGACTACCTCGACGACCGGCTCCACCTGACGCCGGAGGGCCACGCGGCCTTCGGCGACGCCGTGGCCGACGCGATCGCCGCCGCCGGCCTCTGA
- a CDS encoding ROK family transcriptional regulator, with protein sequence MRHSLAGRAESPMQARLLARLRDDGPLSKAQLADRLQVSRTTVAAEVGRLVELGLAQEAGPAASRGGRRSTMVDLAGDIRFVGIVIGATGLSVGVTDGRLAVLATRHLACDIRQGPEVVLGAALAAVREVLDELGVDHPMGAGIAVPGPVDFHRGVPVAPPIMPGWDGYPVRDAVSRTLGCPVLLDNDVNVLAIGEQHAGVARSVRDFLFVKIGTGIGCGIVIDGELYRGVDGCAGDIGHIRVDDFGPACACGNTGCLEAFSGGAALARDATAVARGGRSPFLADLLEENGALTAADVGLAVQRGDAQAVQLIRESGRRVGQVLATLVSFLNPGMIVIGGGVTGVGHALLAEIRGVTYGRSLPLATGSLPIVLSELGDEGGVVGAARLISGSVYAPLASRRD encoded by the coding sequence GTGCGTCACTCCCTGGCCGGTCGGGCCGAGAGCCCGATGCAGGCCCGGCTGCTCGCCCGCCTGCGCGACGACGGCCCGCTGTCCAAGGCCCAGCTGGCCGACCGGCTCCAGGTCTCCCGCACGACCGTCGCCGCCGAGGTCGGTCGCCTGGTCGAGCTCGGCCTGGCGCAGGAGGCCGGGCCCGCCGCGTCCCGGGGCGGGCGCCGCTCGACGATGGTGGACCTGGCCGGCGACATCCGCTTCGTCGGCATCGTCATCGGCGCCACCGGCCTCTCGGTCGGCGTCACCGACGGCCGGCTGGCGGTGCTCGCCACCCGGCACCTCGCCTGCGACATCCGGCAGGGCCCCGAGGTCGTGCTCGGCGCCGCGCTCGCGGCGGTCCGGGAGGTGCTCGACGAGCTCGGCGTGGACCACCCGATGGGGGCCGGGATCGCCGTGCCGGGGCCGGTGGACTTCCACCGCGGCGTCCCGGTGGCGCCGCCGATCATGCCCGGGTGGGACGGCTACCCGGTGCGCGACGCGGTCTCGCGCACCCTCGGCTGCCCGGTGCTGCTGGACAACGACGTGAACGTGCTCGCCATCGGCGAGCAGCACGCGGGCGTCGCGCGCAGCGTCCGCGACTTCCTCTTCGTCAAGATCGGCACCGGCATCGGGTGCGGCATCGTCATCGACGGCGAGCTCTACCGCGGGGTCGACGGCTGCGCCGGCGACATCGGCCACATCCGCGTCGACGACTTCGGGCCGGCCTGCGCCTGCGGCAACACCGGCTGTCTGGAGGCCTTCTCCGGCGGCGCGGCCCTCGCCCGCGACGCCACCGCCGTCGCCCGCGGCGGCCGCTCGCCCTTCCTCGCCGACCTGCTGGAGGAGAACGGCGCGCTCACCGCCGCCGACGTCGGGCTGGCCGTGCAGCGCGGGGACGCCCAGGCCGTCCAGCTGATCCGGGAGAGCGGACGGCGGGTCGGGCAGGTGCTCGCCACGCTCGTGTCGTTCCTCAACCCCGGCATGATCGTCATCGGCGGTGGGGTGACCGGGGTCGGCCACGCGCTGCTCGCGGAGATCCGCGGGGTGACCTACGGCCGCTCGCTGCCGCTCGCCACCGGCAGCCTCCCCATCGTGCTGAGCGAGCTCGGCGACGAGGGCGGCGTGGTCGGTGCGGCCCGCCTGATCAGCGGCTCGGTGTACGCCCCGCTCGCCAGCCGCCGCGACTGA
- a CDS encoding ROK family transcriptional regulator → MTSSAPVAPRPATTAPPTNPTTATTAAGRPTVVSDQVALRRDRLSAVLHRLRDAGPRSRARLAGDLGLTRSAASSLVAELEERGLVRRAGVERRRVGRPGTTVELDGRRVVGLGAEISAAHVSAIAVDLSGGVVAEHRCPVDVARLGPLGAVDLLAGLVREAERGVGAAGGTVVGLAVGVAGLLDTAREELVVAPNLGWRDVPLGALLRDRLPVSYPVAVDNDANLAATAEAVAGDPARRDVVVIYAEGGVGGGIVAGGRLLRGRHGYAGEFGHITVDPQGRRCACGRIGCWETVVGLRALLDAAADPDDRVHDPAVPVEERLAEIERRADLGDARTLAALDQVATGLGVGAAVLVNALNPAAVVLSGYFATLGRHLRPAVEAQLAAGVLAPDSGGTHVSISSLGRRAAVRGGADVALAAVYADPTLVPRRAGAPEGAR, encoded by the coding sequence ATGACGTCCAGCGCCCCGGTCGCTCCCCGGCCCGCCACCACCGCCCCGCCCACCAACCCGACCACCGCGACGACCGCCGCCGGCCGGCCCACGGTGGTCAGCGACCAGGTGGCCCTGCGCCGCGACCGGCTCTCCGCCGTGCTCCACCGGCTGCGCGACGCCGGCCCCCGTTCGCGGGCCCGACTCGCGGGTGACCTCGGGCTGACCCGCTCCGCCGCCTCCAGCCTGGTCGCCGAGCTGGAGGAGCGCGGCCTGGTCCGCCGCGCCGGCGTCGAGCGCCGCAGGGTCGGTCGCCCCGGCACGACCGTCGAGCTCGACGGCCGGCGGGTGGTCGGGCTGGGCGCCGAGATCTCCGCCGCCCACGTCAGTGCGATCGCCGTCGACCTCTCGGGCGGGGTCGTCGCCGAGCACCGCTGCCCGGTCGACGTCGCCCGGCTCGGCCCCCTCGGTGCGGTCGACCTGCTCGCCGGGCTGGTCCGCGAGGCCGAGCGGGGCGTCGGCGCCGCAGGTGGCACGGTCGTGGGCCTGGCCGTCGGGGTGGCCGGCCTGCTCGACACCGCCCGCGAGGAGCTCGTCGTCGCGCCGAACCTCGGCTGGCGCGACGTACCGCTCGGAGCCCTGCTGCGCGACCGGCTGCCGGTGTCCTACCCGGTCGCCGTGGACAACGACGCCAACCTGGCGGCGACCGCCGAGGCGGTGGCCGGCGACCCGGCCCGCCGGGACGTCGTCGTGATCTACGCCGAGGGCGGGGTCGGCGGCGGCATCGTCGCCGGCGGCCGGCTGCTGCGCGGCCGGCACGGGTACGCCGGCGAGTTCGGCCACATCACCGTCGACCCGCAGGGCCGCCGGTGCGCGTGCGGCCGGATCGGCTGCTGGGAGACCGTCGTGGGGCTGCGCGCGCTCCTCGACGCCGCCGCCGATCCCGACGACCGCGTGCACGACCCGGCGGTGCCGGTCGAGGAACGGCTCGCCGAGATCGAGCGCCGCGCCGACCTGGGCGACGCCCGCACCCTCGCGGCGCTGGACCAGGTCGCCACCGGCCTCGGCGTCGGCGCCGCGGTCCTCGTCAACGCCCTCAACCCCGCCGCGGTGGTCCTCAGCGGCTACTTCGCCACGCTCGGCCGGCACCTGCGCCCGGCCGTGGAGGCCCAGCTCGCCGCGGGCGTCCTCGCGCCCGACTCCGGCGGCACCCACGTCTCGATCTCCTCCCTGGGCCGCCGGGCCGCCGTCCGCGGGGGCGCGGACGTGGCGCTGGCGGCCGTCTACGCCGACCCCACCCTCGTCCCGCGCCGCGCCGGCGCCCCGGAAGGAGCCCGATGA
- a CDS encoding sugar ABC transporter ATP-binding protein, with product MSEPTPPAAGQDRRAEAPLLQMSGIVKEFPGVRALGGVDLDVRPGEVHCLVGQNGAGKSTLIKVLAGAYQPDEGVISWDGAETQLPTPQSAMRLGISTIYQELDLVPDLSVAENIYLGHELSRGGFSQRARTIAATRDLLARLGHGEISATRAVGSLSPAAQQVVSMARALSQNTRLLVLDEPSAVLDQGEVDNLFRVVRGLTAEGVAVVYISHRLEEIRRIGDRITVLKDGSTVATGLPVEGTPTSELIRLMTGRSIEYVFPPRPETPPTRGEPVLEVEGLALAGTFTGVDLTVHAGEIVGLAGLVGAGRSEILETVYGARRATAGTVRVDGRTLRRGSVPAAVRAGIGLAPEERKSQALLLDQAVYRNITVSSMTRFARAGFLRGDAERRRAEELTRSLDVRPTGVERAVRTLSGGNQQKVVLARWLLRECRVLLLDEPTRGVDVGARSEIYQLVRTLADSGVAVLVVSSEVEEVLGLADRVLVVREGVVVHESEAGQIDESRVLDLVMEGRVA from the coding sequence ATGAGCGAGCCGACGCCGCCCGCGGCCGGCCAGGACCGCCGAGCCGAGGCCCCGCTGCTGCAGATGAGCGGCATCGTCAAGGAGTTCCCCGGAGTGCGCGCGCTCGGCGGGGTCGACCTCGACGTACGACCCGGGGAGGTGCACTGCCTGGTCGGCCAGAACGGCGCGGGCAAGTCCACCCTGATCAAGGTGCTGGCCGGCGCCTACCAGCCCGACGAGGGCGTCATCTCCTGGGACGGCGCCGAGACCCAGCTGCCGACCCCGCAGTCGGCGATGCGGCTGGGCATCTCCACGATCTACCAGGAGCTGGACCTGGTCCCCGACCTCTCGGTCGCCGAGAACATCTACCTCGGTCACGAGCTCTCCCGCGGCGGCTTCAGCCAGCGCGCCCGCACCATCGCCGCCACCCGCGACCTGCTCGCGCGGCTCGGCCACGGCGAGATCTCGGCCACCCGCGCGGTCGGCAGCCTCTCCCCGGCGGCGCAGCAGGTGGTCAGCATGGCCCGGGCGCTCTCGCAGAACACCCGCCTGCTCGTCCTCGACGAGCCCTCCGCGGTGCTCGACCAGGGCGAGGTCGACAACCTGTTCCGCGTCGTCCGCGGGCTCACGGCCGAGGGCGTCGCGGTCGTCTACATCTCCCACCGGCTCGAGGAGATCCGCCGCATCGGCGACCGGATCACCGTCCTCAAGGACGGCAGCACCGTGGCGACCGGCCTGCCCGTGGAGGGCACCCCGACCTCGGAGCTGATCCGGCTGATGACCGGCCGCTCGATCGAGTACGTCTTCCCGCCGCGCCCGGAGACCCCGCCCACGCGCGGCGAGCCGGTCCTCGAGGTCGAGGGCCTCGCGCTGGCCGGCACCTTCACCGGGGTCGACCTCACCGTCCACGCCGGCGAGATCGTCGGCCTGGCCGGCCTGGTGGGTGCGGGCCGCTCGGAGATCCTCGAGACCGTGTACGGCGCCCGCCGGGCCACCGCCGGGACCGTGCGCGTCGACGGCCGGACGCTGCGGCGCGGCTCGGTCCCCGCCGCGGTCCGGGCCGGCATCGGCCTGGCCCCCGAGGAGCGCAAGAGCCAGGCGCTGCTGCTGGACCAGGCGGTCTACCGCAACATCACGGTCTCGAGCATGACCCGGTTCGCGCGCGCCGGGTTCCTGCGCGGGGACGCCGAGCGGCGCCGCGCCGAGGAGCTGACCCGCTCCCTCGACGTACGACCCACCGGCGTCGAGCGCGCCGTGCGCACCCTGTCCGGCGGCAACCAGCAGAAGGTCGTGCTGGCCCGCTGGCTGCTGCGCGAGTGCCGCGTGCTGCTGCTCGACGAGCCCACCCGCGGCGTCGACGTCGGCGCCCGCAGCGAGATCTACCAGCTGGTCCGCACCCTCGCGGACTCCGGCGTCGCCGTCCTCGTGGTCTCCAGCGAGGTGGAGGAGGTCCTCGGCCTCGCGGACCGCGTCCTCGTCGTCCGCGAGGGCGTGGTGGTGCACGAGTCCGAGGCCGGCCAGATCGATGAGTCCCGGGTCCTGGACCTGGTCATGGAAGGACGAGTGGCATGA
- a CDS encoding ABC transporter permease has translation MSESPIQVSDPRGGADRAATERAEREAAEAGRPRGRGRALLGSGLGRNLGLVVALVLLCIVGAVSAGDRFTSTDNALTILRLAATLGVVSIGMTFVITGGGIDLSVGAILALSSVWATTLATQQMANDTHWLVMVGAALGVGAGCGLINGLLIAYGGVVPFIATLAMLASARGLAEIISNRRTQIVDVPAFRDFFGAEVIGVPVIVLLFVLVAIGGWVLLNRTTFGRRTLAVGGNPEAARLAGINVQRHTVYLYVLLGVCCGIAALILISRTSTGSSTHGTLLELDAIAAVVIGGTLLSGGRGTIAGTVLGVVIFTTLTNVFTLNNRSISEQSLLKGAIIVAAVLLQQRLASRSTST, from the coding sequence ATGAGCGAGAGCCCGATCCAGGTCTCCGACCCCCGCGGCGGCGCCGACCGCGCCGCGACCGAGCGCGCCGAGCGCGAGGCGGCCGAGGCCGGCCGACCGCGGGGGAGGGGGCGGGCGCTGCTGGGCTCGGGCCTCGGCCGCAACCTGGGCCTCGTCGTCGCGCTGGTGCTGCTGTGCATCGTCGGCGCGGTGTCGGCCGGCGACCGCTTCACCTCGACGGACAACGCGCTGACGATCCTGCGCCTGGCCGCGACGCTGGGCGTGGTCAGCATCGGCATGACCTTCGTGATCACCGGCGGCGGCATCGACCTGTCGGTCGGCGCGATCCTGGCGCTCTCCTCGGTGTGGGCGACCACGCTGGCGACCCAGCAGATGGCCAACGACACCCACTGGCTGGTGATGGTGGGCGCGGCCCTCGGGGTCGGCGCCGGGTGCGGGCTGATCAACGGGCTGCTGATCGCCTACGGCGGGGTCGTGCCGTTCATCGCGACGCTCGCGATGCTGGCCAGCGCGCGCGGCCTGGCCGAGATCATCTCCAACCGGCGTACCCAGATCGTCGACGTGCCCGCGTTCCGCGACTTCTTCGGCGCCGAGGTGATCGGCGTGCCGGTCATCGTGCTGCTCTTCGTGCTCGTCGCGATCGGCGGCTGGGTGTTGCTGAACCGCACGACGTTCGGCCGGCGGACCCTGGCGGTCGGCGGCAACCCCGAGGCGGCGCGCCTGGCCGGCATCAACGTCCAGCGCCACACCGTCTACCTCTACGTGCTGCTCGGGGTCTGCTGCGGCATCGCGGCGCTGATCCTCATCTCCCGCACCAGCACCGGCAGCTCGACCCACGGCACGCTGCTCGAGCTCGACGCGATCGCGGCCGTCGTCATCGGCGGCACCCTGCTCTCCGGCGGCCGCGGCACCATCGCCGGCACCGTCCTCGGGGTGGTCATCTTCACCACCCTGACCAACGTCTTCACCCTCAACAACCGCTCCATCTCCGAGCAGTCGCTGCTCAAGGGAGCGATCATCGTCGCCGCCGTCCTGCTCCAGCAGCGCCTGGCGTCGCGCAGCACCAGCACCTGA
- a CDS encoding substrate-binding domain-containing protein: MTSLPYPKKLGTGLVAGVAVLSLAACTSNDTGDSEEDLGGGSSQAEAGSNDEAGEEVVIGFSAPAADHGWMGSITESARKVADQYDDVELRVAEGTNDVNLQISQVETFINEGVDAIVLLPFDGAAMTPVALKAMEAGIPVINVDREFDDPNAARVTVLGDNYGMGVSAGQYICEQVGEGDAVIAEIAGIDSLPLTQDRSQGFKDALAECGQKVDNRVAANFTVEGGEAAASNLLQAAPEIDAIWNHDDDQGVGVLAAIENAGRDEFFMVGGAGSSNAMQSIKAGDGVLQATVVYPSTQAADGVKLARLLVQQKALGDLVEVEVPRMVQLYAPVVTADNVDQFIDTAFQS, translated from the coding sequence ATGACGTCCCTCCCGTACCCCAAGAAGCTCGGCACCGGTCTCGTCGCCGGCGTCGCGGTCCTGTCCCTGGCCGCCTGCACCAGCAACGACACCGGCGACTCCGAGGAGGACCTCGGCGGCGGCTCCTCGCAGGCGGAGGCCGGCTCCAACGACGAGGCGGGCGAGGAGGTCGTCATCGGCTTCTCCGCCCCCGCGGCCGACCACGGCTGGATGGGCTCGATCACCGAGTCCGCCCGCAAGGTCGCCGACCAGTACGACGACGTGGAGCTGCGGGTCGCCGAGGGCACCAACGACGTCAACCTGCAGATCAGCCAGGTCGAGACCTTCATCAACGAGGGCGTGGACGCGATCGTGCTGCTGCCCTTCGACGGCGCCGCGATGACCCCGGTGGCGCTCAAGGCGATGGAGGCCGGCATCCCGGTGATCAACGTCGACCGCGAGTTCGACGATCCGAACGCCGCCCGCGTCACCGTCCTCGGCGACAACTACGGCATGGGCGTCTCCGCCGGGCAGTACATCTGCGAGCAGGTGGGCGAGGGCGACGCCGTCATCGCCGAGATCGCCGGCATCGACTCCCTGCCGCTGACCCAGGACCGCAGCCAGGGCTTCAAGGACGCCCTGGCCGAGTGCGGGCAGAAGGTCGACAACCGGGTCGCCGCCAACTTCACCGTCGAGGGCGGTGAGGCGGCCGCCTCGAACCTGCTGCAGGCCGCGCCGGAGATCGACGCCATCTGGAACCACGACGACGACCAGGGCGTCGGCGTGCTCGCGGCGATCGAGAACGCCGGCCGCGACGAGTTCTTCATGGTCGGCGGCGCCGGCTCGTCGAACGCGATGCAGTCGATCAAGGCCGGCGACGGCGTCCTCCAGGCGACCGTCGTCTACCCCTCGACGCAGGCGGCGGACGGCGTGAAGCTGGCGCGCCTGCTGGTCCAGCAGAAGGCCCTCGGCGACCTGGTGGAGGTGGAGGTGCCGCGCATGGTGCAGCTCTACGCCCCGGTCGTGACCGCCGACAACGTCGACCAGTTCATCGACACCGCGTTCCAGTCCTGA
- a CDS encoding Gfo/Idh/MocA family protein, with amino-acid sequence MTHPTARPRLSVAMIGHAFMGAAHSQAWRSAPRFFDLPMDPVMQVVCGRDAARAAEAAERLGWAGSSDDWRSVLERDDVDLVDVCTPGDTHAEIAVAALEAGKHVLCEKPLANTVAEAEQMVAAAERAAAHGVRAMVGFTYRRVPAVALARRLVEQGRIGEVRHVRAQYLQDWIADPEAPLSWRLDRERAGSGALGDIGAHIIDLAQHITGDRIQEVSGQLETFVKERPLAAEHSGLSGTASAERGPVTVDDAAVFIARFAGGALGTFEATRFATGRKNAIRVEVNGSAGSLAFDFEDMNVLELFDATEPAETAGFRRILVTEATHPYVAAWWPAGHGLGYEHAFTHQVVDLVDAIAAGTDPAPGFAEGLQVQRVLAAVETSSDTRAWQTIPA; translated from the coding sequence ATGACCCACCCCACCGCCCGGCCGCGGCTCTCGGTCGCCATGATCGGGCACGCCTTCATGGGCGCCGCGCACTCCCAGGCCTGGCGCAGCGCCCCCCGCTTCTTCGACCTCCCGATGGACCCGGTCATGCAGGTGGTGTGCGGCCGCGACGCGGCCCGCGCCGCCGAGGCGGCCGAGCGGCTGGGCTGGGCCGGGTCGAGCGACGACTGGCGCTCGGTGCTCGAGCGCGACGACGTCGACCTGGTCGACGTCTGCACCCCCGGTGACACCCACGCCGAGATCGCGGTCGCCGCGCTGGAGGCCGGCAAGCACGTCTTGTGCGAGAAGCCGCTGGCCAACACCGTCGCCGAGGCCGAGCAGATGGTCGCCGCCGCGGAGCGTGCGGCCGCGCACGGCGTACGCGCGATGGTCGGCTTCACCTACCGCCGGGTGCCGGCGGTGGCCCTGGCCCGGCGCCTGGTCGAGCAGGGGCGGATCGGCGAGGTCCGCCACGTCCGCGCGCAGTACCTCCAGGACTGGATCGCCGACCCGGAGGCCCCGCTGTCGTGGCGCCTGGACCGGGAGCGGGCCGGCTCCGGGGCCCTGGGCGACATCGGCGCGCACATCATCGACCTGGCCCAGCACATCACCGGCGACCGGATCCAGGAGGTCTCCGGACAGCTGGAGACCTTCGTCAAGGAGCGGCCGCTCGCCGCGGAGCACTCCGGCCTCTCCGGCACCGCCTCCGCCGAGCGGGGACCGGTGACCGTGGACGACGCGGCCGTCTTCATCGCCCGCTTCGCCGGCGGCGCGCTCGGGACCTTCGAGGCCACCCGCTTCGCCACCGGCCGGAAGAACGCGATCCGGGTCGAGGTCAACGGCTCCGCCGGCAGCCTGGCCTTCGACTTCGAGGACATGAACGTCCTGGAGCTCTTCGATGCCACCGAGCCGGCCGAGACCGCCGGCTTCCGCCGGATCCTGGTCACCGAGGCGACCCACCCCTACGTGGCCGCCTGGTGGCCCGCCGGCCACGGGCTGGGCTACGAGCACGCCTTCACCCACCAGGTCGTCGACCTGGTGGACGCCATCGCCGCCGGCACCGACCCCGCGCCCGGCTTCGCCGAGGGCCTGCAGGTCCAACGCGTCCTCGCCGCGGTCGAGACCAGCTCCGACACCCGCGCCTGGCAGACCATCCCCGCCTGA
- a CDS encoding sugar phosphate isomerase/epimerase family protein, which produces MPRPITLFTGQWADLPFEEVARLAAEWGYDGLEIACWGDHLDPWQAAEDDAYVQAKLDVLEKHRLQVFAISNHLKGQAVCDDPIDARHEAILPARIWGDGDAEGVRQRAAEEMKMTARAAQRLGVKTVVGFTGSSIWKYVAMFPPATEEMVAAGYRDFADRWNPILDVFDECGVRFAHEVHPSEIAYDYWTTKAAMEAIGHREAFGLNWDPSHFVWQDLDPVGFLWDFQDRIYHVDCKDAKRLTGNGRNGRLGSHLPWADPRRGWDFVSTGHGDVPWEQCFRMLNTIGYDGPISVEWEDAGMDRLVGAPEALELVRRLAFDAPTAAFDAAFATQD; this is translated from the coding sequence ATGCCCCGCCCGATCACCTTGTTCACCGGCCAGTGGGCCGACCTGCCCTTCGAGGAGGTGGCCCGCCTGGCCGCCGAGTGGGGCTACGACGGCCTGGAGATCGCCTGTTGGGGCGACCACCTCGACCCGTGGCAGGCCGCCGAGGACGACGCGTACGTGCAGGCCAAGCTCGACGTGCTGGAGAAGCACCGGCTCCAGGTCTTCGCCATCTCCAACCACCTCAAGGGCCAGGCGGTCTGCGACGACCCCATCGACGCCCGGCACGAGGCGATCCTCCCCGCGCGGATCTGGGGCGACGGGGACGCCGAGGGCGTGCGGCAGCGGGCGGCGGAGGAGATGAAGATGACGGCCCGCGCGGCGCAGCGGCTGGGGGTCAAGACGGTCGTCGGCTTCACCGGCTCCTCGATCTGGAAGTACGTCGCGATGTTCCCGCCCGCCACCGAGGAGATGGTCGCCGCCGGCTACCGCGACTTCGCCGACCGGTGGAACCCGATCCTCGACGTCTTCGACGAGTGCGGGGTCCGCTTCGCCCACGAGGTGCACCCCTCGGAGATCGCCTACGACTACTGGACGACCAAGGCCGCGATGGAGGCGATCGGCCACCGCGAGGCGTTCGGGCTGAACTGGGACCCCAGCCACTTCGTGTGGCAGGACCTCGACCCGGTCGGCTTCCTGTGGGACTTCCAGGACCGGATCTACCACGTCGACTGCAAGGACGCGAAGCGCCTGACCGGCAACGGCCGCAACGGCCGGCTCGGCTCGCACCTGCCGTGGGCCGACCCGCGCCGCGGCTGGGACTTCGTCTCGACCGGGCACGGCGACGTGCCGTGGGAGCAGTGCTTCCGGATGCTCAACACGATCGGGTACGACGGCCCGATCTCGGTGGAGTGGGAGGACGCCGGCATGGACCGGCTGGTCGGCGCCCCGGAGGCGCTGGAGCTCGTGCGCCGGCTCGCCTTCGACGCCCCGACCGCGGCCTTCGACGCCGCCTTCGCCACGCAGGACTAG